TTTCACCGAATCAGAAGCCTTAGAAACCAATCCGTTGGAAAAAGCAAAACTAGATTACTCCCTGGCCTCAGGATTACTCAGCAAAGAAAAAGAGAAATCAAAAGCTTTATTGGTAAAAGCCTATACTTATGATCCTAAAATGGGAAAAGCCTATTTGTTTTTAGCTGAACAATATGGCAATGGTGCTGAAGAGTGCGGGAAAACTGACTTTGATAAAAAAGCCATTTATTATTTGGCCATAGAAACTGCTAAAAAAGCCAGCATTGCAGAACCAAGACTAAAACCAACTGTTGATAGAACAATCGAAAAATTTGCAGCAAAAGCATTGACAGACAAAGACATTAGTGATAAAAAAATGAACGGAAAATCCTTTAAGATTGACTGTTGGATAAATGAAACCATCACGTTCCCAAAAAAATAAATGACTTTTCTATCCAAAAATAGTATTCCGCTTCTTTTGGCCATCCCGTTTTGTTTGTTGGTAATCGCTTGTGAAAGCAACTTCCGCGATGTACAAAAAATGGGCGTATCAGAATTTGCCCCTAGCGGTGACGCCGATTCCATCAATTTAAAATATACCGACTCGGGGAGAATAACCGCTAATTTAATCAGTCCGAAAATGCTGGATTATGCCACCGTGGAATTCCCGTTTACCGAGTTTCCGAAAGGCATTCGTTTAACTTTGTTTGACAAAAACGGAAAGCAAACCCTGGTCGTTGCCGATTATGCCGTTTCTCACAAAGCCACCAATTTGATTGATTTGCAAGGCCATGTAAAAATATCCAGTCAAAGTGGCGATTTACTGGAAACCGAGCAATTGTATTACGACCAAAAAAACGAATGGTTTTTTACCGAAAAAAAGTTTAAATTTACTTCAACCAAAGGCGTTTCTTATGGCGAGGGAATTGATTTCAGTAAAGACTTCAAAAAAGTAAACTCACAAAAAATATCAGGACAAGTCCAATCAGAATAACTATGAACTATTTAAAATTTACCCAATACGCTTACCTGCTCGCCGGATTTATATTTGCCTTTGATGCTTTTCAAAAATACCAAGAAGGTGACACTAACAAAGCCTACATCAGTGCAGGATTTGCGGTTGTTGGGGTTTTTATGTTTTTCTTCAGAAGAAATTACAGCAAAAGATTCCAAGACCAGAATAAAAAACCTTAATCTATGGAAATCGGAATAATCATTGTTTGTTTGATACTTTCCGCTTTCTTCTCCGGGATGGAAATTGCTTTTGTTTCGTCCAATAAAATCTATTTGGAAATTGAAAAAAAACAAGACGATTTCATTTCCAAAATCTTAACCAAACTCACCCAAAAGCCCTCCAAGTTTATTGCTACCATGCTCGTGGGCAATAACGTTTCTATGGTGGTTTACGGCTTCTTCATGGGCGATTTGTTGATGCATTGGTTTGAAACTTTTGGCTACCGCTTTTCTGATTTGTCTAATTTATTGCTGCAGACTACCCTTTCTACTTTAATTGTTTTAATGACATCTGAATTTTTGCCTAAAGTGTTTTTTCAGATTTATGCCAACAGTGCTATTAAAATTTTTGCGCTTCCCGCCT
Above is a genomic segment from Flavobacterium phycosphaerae containing:
- the lptC gene encoding LPS export ABC transporter periplasmic protein LptC, with translation MTFLSKNSIPLLLAIPFCLLVIACESNFRDVQKMGVSEFAPSGDADSINLKYTDSGRITANLISPKMLDYATVEFPFTEFPKGIRLTLFDKNGKQTLVVADYAVSHKATNLIDLQGHVKISSQSGDLLETEQLYYDQKNEWFFTEKKFKFTSTKGVSYGEGIDFSKDFKKVNSQKISGQVQSE